A window from Neobacillus sp. PS3-40 encodes these proteins:
- a CDS encoding malic enzyme-like NAD(P)-binding protein encodes MSNLREEALKMHREHQGKLGVYSKVQVSDGKDLSLAYSPGVAEPCMEIYMDDSKVYEYTAKGNLVAIVSDGTAVLGLGNIGPKAAMPVMEGKAVLFKSFADVDAFPICLGTTEPDKIVETVKLLQPTFGGVNLEDIAAPRCFEIEDRLRKACDIPVFHDDQHGTAIVTAAGLINALKLANKDIKDIHVVVNGAGAAGVAIVKLLLHMGVKDVILCDTKGIIYKGRPDGMNKFKDEMSRITNREQKQGTVGDALAFADVFVGVSAAGVVTKEMVRSMNQDPIIFAMANPEPEIMPEIAKEAGALVVGTGRSDFPNQVNNVLAFPGIFRGALDVHAREINEEMKLAAVLAIAGLISNEELHADYVIPDPFDRRVAAHVAAAVANAALESGVSRKIVNVEEIKKRLLTLVDEKKPNLV; translated from the coding sequence ATGTCCAACTTACGAGAAGAAGCGTTAAAAATGCACAGGGAACATCAAGGAAAACTTGGGGTCTATTCAAAGGTTCAAGTTTCTGATGGTAAGGATTTAAGTCTTGCATATTCTCCGGGAGTAGCTGAACCTTGCATGGAAATATACATGGATGATAGTAAAGTATATGAATACACCGCGAAAGGGAATCTCGTTGCCATAGTTTCAGATGGAACTGCTGTCCTTGGTCTTGGTAATATTGGCCCGAAAGCTGCGATGCCGGTTATGGAAGGCAAGGCAGTGTTATTCAAATCATTTGCTGATGTGGATGCATTCCCGATTTGTTTAGGTACAACTGAACCAGATAAAATTGTCGAGACTGTTAAGCTATTACAACCGACTTTTGGTGGAGTGAACTTGGAAGACATCGCGGCCCCTCGATGCTTTGAAATTGAAGATAGATTACGAAAAGCCTGTGATATTCCTGTTTTCCATGATGATCAACATGGTACTGCGATTGTGACCGCGGCTGGATTGATCAATGCTCTTAAACTAGCAAACAAAGATATCAAAGATATTCATGTCGTCGTAAACGGTGCAGGTGCAGCAGGTGTGGCAATTGTTAAACTCTTACTTCATATGGGTGTAAAAGATGTAATTTTATGTGATACAAAAGGAATTATTTATAAGGGCCGTCCTGACGGAATGAATAAATTCAAAGATGAGATGTCTCGTATCACGAACAGGGAACAAAAGCAGGGAACTGTGGGAGATGCACTTGCTTTCGCAGATGTTTTTGTTGGTGTTTCTGCTGCAGGTGTCGTTACGAAAGAGATGGTTCGTTCTATGAATCAAGATCCGATTATTTTTGCGATGGCAAATCCAGAACCAGAAATTATGCCAGAAATAGCAAAAGAAGCGGGAGCACTAGTAGTTGGGACAGGACGTTCTGATTTTCCAAATCAAGTTAATAATGTACTTGCATTCCCGGGTATTTTTCGCGGAGCATTAGATGTTCATGCTAGAGAAATAAATGAGGAAATGAAGCTTGCGGCTGTTCTTGCAATTGCAGGTTTAATTTCAAATGAAGAACTGCATGCTGATTATGTCATTCCAGATCCATTTGACCGTAGGGTAGCGGCACATGTGGCAGCCGCTGTTGCAAATGCAGCATTAGAATCGGGTGTCTCACGGAAAATTGTAAATGTTGAAGAAATCAAGAAGCGCCTACTAACATTAGTTGACGAAAAAAAGCCAAATCTAGTATAG
- a CDS encoding LacI family DNA-binding transcriptional regulator yields the protein MQKNVTASDVAKYLGMSQSTVSRVFTPGANVSEETRKKVLIAAKELGYRPNALARSLITKKSNIIGIVMGDIKNPFYPDVLSKFSRELNRNGYQLLFVNAQQDHIHSDDVHQFIEYNVEGVVVTDTNLTSSVLTYFKDNNLPVVMFNRYNENLTFHAVVCDNVDGGYQIGKYLVDKGHYRLAFISGSPYISTSLEREKGFRKALEESGYNLITENGDYTYEGAYRAALRLLKSVYPPDAIFCANDIMALGAIDAAKEIGLRIPEDVSIVGFDGIDQASWSAYSLTTWKQPVNQMIETTIDLLLRAIEQNEHNGPFLYKSIKGTLVERKSVMNRKS from the coding sequence ATGCAAAAAAATGTTACGGCTTCTGATGTCGCTAAATACTTAGGGATGTCTCAATCTACCGTTTCACGTGTCTTTACACCAGGGGCGAATGTATCGGAAGAAACTCGAAAAAAGGTACTTATTGCCGCGAAAGAACTGGGATATCGACCCAATGCTTTGGCAAGAAGTTTAATAACCAAAAAGAGTAATATTATTGGCATTGTGATGGGAGATATCAAAAACCCGTTCTATCCTGATGTATTGAGTAAGTTTTCAAGAGAATTAAATAGAAATGGCTACCAACTCTTATTCGTCAATGCACAGCAAGATCATATTCACAGTGATGATGTGCATCAATTTATTGAATACAATGTTGAAGGTGTTGTAGTGACAGATACTAACTTAACGTCTTCAGTACTTACCTATTTTAAAGATAATAATTTACCAGTTGTAATGTTTAATCGCTATAACGAGAATCTTACTTTCCATGCTGTTGTCTGCGATAATGTTGATGGTGGCTATCAAATTGGAAAATATTTGGTTGATAAAGGTCATTACCGTCTTGCTTTTATTTCTGGTAGTCCATATATATCCACTAGTTTGGAGCGGGAAAAAGGGTTTCGTAAAGCTTTAGAGGAGAGCGGATACAATCTTATCACGGAAAATGGAGATTATACATATGAAGGTGCATATCGGGCGGCCCTTCGCCTTCTAAAAAGTGTATATCCTCCGGATGCAATTTTTTGCGCGAATGATATTATGGCACTTGGTGCGATAGATGCCGCAAAGGAAATTGGTTTAAGAATACCAGAGGATGTATCAATAGTTGGATTTGACGGTATTGATCAAGCATCATGGTCAGCTTATTCATTAACTACCTGGAAACAACCTGTAAACCAGATGATTGAAACGACGATAGATTTGCTATTAAGGGCTATTGAACAAAATGAACACAATGGGCCATTCTTATACAAATCGATCAAAGGCACCCTAGTAGAAAGAAAGTCAGTAATGAATCGGAAAAGCTAG
- a CDS encoding TetM/TetW/TetO/TetS family tetracycline resistance ribosomal protection protein has product MNKTIGILAHVDAGKTTFAEQLLFHTKTIRQRGRVDHKDAFLDSHMIERQRGITVFADQAIFSFNESTYYLIDTPGHIDFSPEMERALQVMDFAIVIISAVEGVEGHTETVWQLLQKHSVPTFFFINKMDRVGADVDRVMEEIRTNLTEDVCDITTSMKQGEMNEELLEFVAERNELLLEKYMETGYHQHLWLETMKEMIKRNQLFPCVNGSALQDSGIEFFLEQLDLLTKTNYSSEEPFAGRVYKIRYDEKGSRLTYIKCLQGNLKVRDEIRYGQSCEKITQIRLYNGSKFKTVDQVVAGDIFAVMGLSEASAGDGLGLLTDKAIFEMASTLKSKVIFEPSLNVKEILGYFKILDAEDPSLNVMWEERLQEIHIHVMGIIQLEVLEQIVRERFHVDVTFGDPEILYKETISSVVNGYGHFEPLGHYAEVHLKLEPADKNSGITFENKCHSDDLSIGNQNVIRQHLFEKEHHGILTGSPLTDIQVTLSTGRAHNKHTSGGDFREATFRAIRQGLEKATNVLLEPFYHFKMKIELDHMGKILTDIQNAHGSFEPPITDGNKTTLTGKVPVATFMNYSTEFASITQGKGIMNLVVGGYYPCHNQAQVIEKIGYNKNADPDYTSSSIFCSKGQGYSVPWDEAEKEMHSL; this is encoded by the coding sequence ATGAATAAAACAATTGGAATACTCGCGCATGTTGATGCAGGCAAAACGACATTTGCGGAGCAGCTTCTTTTCCATACAAAAACAATTAGACAAAGAGGTCGTGTTGACCATAAGGATGCTTTTTTAGATAGTCATATGATTGAGAGACAAAGAGGAATTACGGTTTTTGCGGATCAAGCTATTTTCTCATTTAATGAATCCACTTATTACTTGATTGATACACCCGGACATATCGATTTTTCCCCGGAAATGGAGCGTGCACTTCAAGTAATGGATTTTGCAATAGTGATCATTAGTGCTGTTGAGGGAGTCGAGGGGCATACAGAAACTGTTTGGCAACTTCTCCAAAAGCATAGCGTTCCGACGTTTTTCTTTATTAATAAAATGGATCGTGTTGGCGCTGATGTAGATCGTGTCATGGAAGAAATTAGGACAAATTTAACAGAGGATGTTTGTGATATTACAACAAGTATGAAACAAGGGGAAATGAATGAGGAATTGCTTGAATTTGTTGCTGAGAGAAATGAACTCCTTTTGGAAAAATATATGGAAACTGGATATCATCAACATTTGTGGCTAGAAACGATGAAAGAAATGATTAAGCGAAATCAACTTTTTCCATGTGTAAATGGATCAGCATTACAAGATAGCGGTATTGAATTTTTTCTAGAGCAACTAGATCTTTTAACCAAAACGAACTACTCCAGCGAGGAACCCTTTGCGGGCAGGGTTTATAAAATTCGTTATGACGAAAAAGGTTCAAGGCTTACTTATATCAAATGCTTGCAAGGTAACTTAAAGGTTCGTGATGAAATTCGATATGGTCAATCCTGCGAAAAAATTACCCAAATACGCTTATATAATGGAAGTAAATTTAAAACCGTTGATCAGGTTGTGGCGGGGGATATTTTTGCTGTAATGGGACTTTCGGAGGCTTCGGCTGGGGATGGTTTAGGATTATTAACGGATAAAGCGATTTTTGAAATGGCCTCGACGCTTAAATCCAAAGTGATTTTTGAACCATCACTCAATGTGAAAGAGATTTTAGGCTACTTTAAAATATTGGATGCGGAAGATCCTTCGTTAAATGTAATGTGGGAAGAACGTTTGCAGGAAATTCATATCCACGTAATGGGGATCATACAGCTTGAAGTATTGGAACAGATCGTCAGAGAGCGATTTCATGTTGATGTTACATTTGGTGATCCCGAAATTTTGTATAAAGAAACAATCAGTTCTGTAGTCAATGGATATGGTCATTTCGAACCCTTAGGGCATTATGCCGAAGTCCACCTAAAATTAGAGCCTGCTGACAAAAATAGTGGTATCACGTTTGAAAACAAATGCCATTCAGATGACTTGTCAATCGGCAATCAGAACGTAATTCGCCAGCATCTTTTTGAGAAGGAACATCACGGAATCTTGACGGGTTCTCCACTTACAGATATTCAGGTCACATTATCAACCGGTCGGGCTCATAATAAACATACTTCTGGCGGTGATTTTAGAGAGGCTACCTTCAGAGCTATAAGACAAGGTTTAGAAAAAGCAACGAACGTATTACTTGAACCGTTTTATCATTTTAAAATGAAAATTGAATTAGATCATATGGGTAAAATTTTAACCGATATTCAAAATGCACATGGTAGCTTTGAACCACCAATTACAGATGGAAATAAAACGACTTTAACAGGGAAAGTACCTGTCGCAACCTTTATGAATTATAGTACTGAGTTTGCTTCGATCACACAGGGGAAAGGAATAATGAATTTAGTAGTTGGTGGGTATTACCCATGTCACAATCAAGCACAAGTGATCGAGAAAATTGGTTACAATAAAAATGCTGATCCAGACTATACTTCTTCCTCGATTTTTTGTTCGAAAGGTCAAGGTTATTCTGTTCCTTGGGATGAGGCAGAGAAGGAAATGCATAGTTTGTGA
- a CDS encoding asparagine synthase, translated as MNIREGLIPTALGTAVTATGYILKQNRGANKMVANTVFGFGLAHIVLGTIDLIQHRR; from the coding sequence ATGAACATTCGTGAAGGTTTGATTCCAACTGCACTGGGCACAGCCGTTACTGCAACAGGGTATATACTGAAACAAAATCGTGGAGCAAATAAAATGGTCGCTAATACTGTATTTGGATTTGGATTAGCACACATCGTCTTAGGTACTATTGACCTTATTCAACACCGTCGTTAG
- a CDS encoding erythromycin esterase family protein: MSDILIQAIKNDAIILNGPNDLDFLIHEIRHAKYVLLGESSHGTSEYYKIRVELSKKLIADKGYTFLAVEGDWPACLQVNRYIKGFDQLHTSAREVLSSFSRWPTWMWANEEIIDFIEWLKIYNQHQSKEGQVGFYGIDVYSLWESMDEIIKYLEKINSPDIETAKKMFACFEPFNRQPEKYGISASFYSEGCKDEVTKLLTEICLNKNKYLDTEESKLELEVNAIITANAENYYRTMVVHDNESWNMRDRHMVEVINKISAYLGENSKGIIWEHNTHVGDARATNMADEGIVNVGQLLRKQEGQENIFIVGFGTHRGTVIAADKWGANFERMITPPAQEGSIEDMMHKAGSHDKILIFNEKNQHIFSQRIGHRAIGVVYNPQYEHYGNYVPSSMAERYDAFIYINSTNALTPIEVERVFI; encoded by the coding sequence ATGAGTGATATTCTAATTCAAGCTATTAAAAATGATGCAATTATATTAAACGGTCCAAATGATTTGGATTTTTTAATTCATGAGATCCGTCATGCAAAATACGTATTGTTAGGTGAATCATCACATGGGACCTCTGAATACTATAAAATCCGAGTTGAACTTTCAAAAAAACTTATTGCTGATAAAGGTTATACCTTTTTAGCAGTCGAAGGCGACTGGCCTGCTTGTCTTCAGGTAAATAGGTACATAAAAGGATTTGATCAATTACATACAAGTGCTAGGGAGGTTTTATCATCTTTTTCCCGTTGGCCAACCTGGATGTGGGCTAATGAGGAAATAATTGATTTCATTGAGTGGTTAAAGATATACAATCAACATCAGTCGAAAGAGGGTCAAGTCGGCTTTTACGGGATAGATGTTTATAGTTTATGGGAGTCCATGGATGAAATCATCAAGTATTTGGAAAAAATAAACTCTCCTGATATTGAAACAGCAAAAAAAATGTTTGCATGCTTTGAACCATTTAATCGTCAACCTGAAAAGTACGGTATATCTGCCTCCTTCTATTCAGAGGGTTGCAAGGATGAGGTAACAAAGCTTTTAACTGAAATATGTTTAAATAAAAATAAATATCTAGACACTGAAGAAAGTAAATTAGAACTTGAAGTGAATGCAATAATTACAGCAAATGCTGAAAATTACTACAGAACAATGGTTGTCCATGATAATGAATCTTGGAATATGCGAGACAGACATATGGTTGAGGTTATCAATAAAATAAGTGCATATCTGGGCGAGAACTCAAAAGGGATCATCTGGGAACACAACACACATGTTGGCGATGCGAGAGCAACAAATATGGCTGATGAAGGCATCGTAAATGTTGGTCAACTTTTAAGGAAACAGGAAGGACAAGAAAATATATTTATTGTCGGATTTGGTACACATCGTGGAACCGTTATTGCAGCAGATAAATGGGGTGCAAACTTCGAAAGAATGATTACCCCACCTGCTCAAGAAGGTAGCATTGAGGATATGATGCACAAGGCAGGTTCGCATGATAAAATCCTTATTTTCAACGAAAAAAATCAGCATATCTTTAGTCAGAGGATTGGCCACCGCGCCATTGGCGTTGTGTATAACCCGCAATATGAACATTACGGAAACTATGTTCCATCCAGTATGGCAGAACGATATGATGCGTTTATTTACATTAATTCAACGAATGCTCTTACACCAATAGAAGTGGAAAGAGTTTTTATATAA
- a CDS encoding transcriptional regulator SplA domain-containing protein yields the protein MASNESYQPGQIVYIIIRNPHAQDVANIQEAAVVQNPDEPDQLALFIHETYYPLTDEVAVYSTVNEAEYAYQEVFGLIEMENYDG from the coding sequence ATGGCTAGTAACGAATCGTATCAACCAGGACAAATTGTCTATATCATTATTAGAAACCCACATGCTCAAGATGTAGCAAATATTCAAGAAGCCGCTGTTGTTCAAAATCCTGATGAGCCAGACCAGCTTGCTCTTTTTATACATGAAACCTATTATCCATTAACAGATGAAGTGGCAGTTTATTCAACGGTAAATGAGGCAGAATACGCTTATCAAGAAGTATTTGGGTTGATAGAAATGGAGAATTATGATGGTTAA
- the splB gene encoding spore photoproduct lyase — protein sequence MVKPFVPQLVYVEPAAMEYPLGKALMSKFEGMGIEIRQTTSHNQIRNLPGESDFQKYRIAKSTLVVGVRKTLKFDTSKPSAEYAIPFVTGCMGHCHYCYLQTTMGSKPYIRTYVNIDDIFEAADQYMKERAPEPTRFEASCTSDIVGVDHLTHTLKKAIEFFGQSEYGRLRFVTKFAHVDHLLDAKHNGRTRFRFSINDDYIIKNFEPGTSRLPERIEAAVKVAGAGYPLGFIIAPIYLHEGWQEGYRVMLEKLESELPDSAKTDLTFEMIQHRFTQPAKRVIQKNYPMTKLELDETKRKWKWGRYGIGKYVYTNSEQEDIKDTLGSYIHTYFPKAKIEYFT from the coding sequence ATGGTTAAGCCTTTCGTACCACAACTCGTCTATGTTGAACCAGCTGCAATGGAATATCCACTTGGAAAAGCGTTAATGTCTAAATTTGAAGGTATGGGAATCGAAATCAGGCAAACAACTTCACACAATCAAATTCGAAATTTGCCTGGAGAAAGCGATTTTCAAAAATACCGGATTGCAAAATCTACATTAGTTGTCGGAGTTCGAAAAACTTTAAAATTTGATACTTCGAAACCTTCTGCGGAATATGCAATTCCGTTTGTGACAGGATGTATGGGGCATTGCCATTATTGCTATTTACAAACCACGATGGGCAGCAAACCTTATATCCGCACATACGTCAATATTGATGACATCTTTGAAGCTGCGGATCAATACATGAAAGAACGTGCTCCAGAACCAACAAGATTTGAAGCTTCATGTACATCGGATATTGTAGGGGTTGATCATTTAACACATACGTTAAAAAAGGCAATTGAATTTTTTGGTCAATCAGAGTATGGAAGACTTCGGTTTGTAACAAAATTTGCTCATGTCGATCATTTACTTGACGCCAAACATAATGGTCGAACTCGTTTTCGCTTTAGTATAAACGACGATTATATTATCAAAAATTTTGAACCTGGAACATCAAGATTGCCAGAACGAATTGAGGCCGCAGTTAAAGTGGCTGGAGCAGGATATCCATTAGGATTTATAATTGCTCCCATTTATCTTCATGAGGGATGGCAAGAGGGTTATCGAGTAATGCTAGAAAAACTGGAATCTGAGCTACCAGATTCTGCAAAGACAGATTTAACTTTTGAAATGATTCAACATCGGTTTACCCAACCGGCAAAACGTGTGATCCAAAAAAACTATCCGATGACAAAACTAGAACTTGACGAGACAAAGCGGAAATGGAAATGGGGTCGCTACGGAATCGGTAAGTATGTCTATACAAATAGTGAACAAGAAGATATTAAGGATACGCTTGGCAGCTACATCCATACGTATTTTCCCAAAGCTAAAATTGAGTATTTTACATGA
- a CDS encoding carboxymuconolactone decarboxylase family protein, translated as MEQNGLGFTSSKQIDLNRFKEGIGSSTLNMPEILTSFNEFTEACFKEGEISQKNKQLIALGTSIYSQDEYCIIYHTKGCLDQGCSEKEIFEAIGVATAIGGGAAMSQGVTLVQECMKEFGQQMQ; from the coding sequence ATGGAACAAAATGGATTAGGATTTACAAGCTCAAAACAAATAGATTTGAATCGTTTTAAAGAGGGGATTGGAAGTTCTACTCTAAATATGCCAGAAATACTAACTTCTTTTAATGAATTTACTGAGGCTTGCTTTAAAGAAGGAGAAATATCTCAAAAAAATAAACAATTGATTGCTCTTGGAACAAGTATATACTCACAGGACGAATATTGTATTATTTATCATACTAAAGGATGTCTAGACCAAGGCTGTAGTGAAAAGGAAATTTTTGAAGCGATTGGAGTGGCAACAGCCATCGGTGGCGGAGCCGCAATGAGTCAGGGTGTAACACTCGTACAGGAATGCATGAAGGAATTTGGTCAACAAATGCAATAA
- a CDS encoding DUF3231 family protein, translating into MGILSGNPKDEPLHYGEVFDIWASQLAGNGMVAGYQTMLNHVGDDDLKKLLSEAIEIGQQQLKQTAELLKDNGIALPPAAPEVPDACLNDIPVGARFQDPAIAAVLSADIAVGLVACSQIIGKSIREDVAMMYGQFHVQKAALGAKALRLNKEKGWIIPPPLHLNKHQDC; encoded by the coding sequence ATGGGAATTTTAAGTGGAAATCCTAAGGATGAGCCTTTACACTACGGAGAGGTCTTTGATATATGGGCTTCACAATTAGCTGGAAATGGTATGGTAGCTGGTTATCAAACCATGCTGAATCATGTAGGTGATGATGATTTAAAAAAATTATTATCAGAAGCAATTGAAATTGGACAACAGCAATTGAAACAAACCGCAGAGCTTTTAAAAGACAACGGCATTGCCTTACCTCCAGCTGCTCCTGAAGTACCAGATGCATGTTTAAATGATATCCCTGTAGGGGCAAGATTCCAAGATCCGGCAATTGCAGCTGTGCTCTCTGCTGATATTGCAGTTGGATTAGTTGCTTGCAGCCAAATTATAGGTAAATCAATCAGAGAAGACGTTGCTATGATGTATGGCCAATTCCATGTACAAAAGGCGGCACTTGGTGCAAAAGCACTTCGTTTGAATAAAGAAAAAGGCTGGATCATTCCTCCTCCACTGCATCTTAATAAGCATCAGGATTGCTAA
- a CDS encoding LysE family transporter: MSASILTSYIILGFTLAAPIGPVNSARLSKGIKNGFWHAWIVGIGSMIADGIFMLMVYLGMVQFLGVPVVQIFLWLFGGFILIYSGAESIKGASKVTLTCSREKDSLFKCFLTGFFMSITSPLSILFWLGIYGSVLAKTAQTNGTESLLIYSSMIFIGLTFWDVFVATLTTGFRKLLNVKSLIAVSILSGMSLIGFGFYFGYQGINALVG; the protein is encoded by the coding sequence TTGAGTGCAAGTATTTTAACTAGTTACATAATCTTGGGCTTTACTTTAGCTGCACCAATTGGCCCGGTTAATTCTGCTAGATTATCTAAGGGGATAAAGAATGGATTCTGGCATGCTTGGATTGTGGGAATTGGTTCGATGATTGCAGATGGAATCTTTATGCTAATGGTTTATTTAGGGATGGTTCAATTTTTAGGGGTTCCTGTTGTACAAATCTTTCTTTGGCTTTTTGGAGGATTTATTCTTATTTATTCAGGAGCGGAAAGTATCAAGGGAGCAAGTAAAGTTACTCTTACATGTAGCAGGGAGAAGGATTCTTTATTTAAATGCTTTCTGACAGGTTTCTTTATGTCAATAACAAGCCCATTATCCATTCTTTTTTGGTTAGGGATCTATGGTTCAGTTCTAGCTAAAACAGCCCAAACAAACGGAACTGAGTCATTATTGATTTATAGTAGCATGATCTTTATTGGCCTTACTTTTTGGGATGTATTTGTTGCAACACTTACTACAGGTTTCCGAAAGCTGTTAAATGTAAAAAGTCTTATAGCAGTTTCGATCCTATCGGGTATGTCACTAATTGGATTTGGCTTTTATTTTGGATATCAAGGAATAAATGCACTTGTGGGTTAA
- a CDS encoding formate--tetrahydrofolate ligase translates to MKTDVQIAQEAKMVPIVEVADYLGIDEHELEPYGRYKAKVSLDVLKRLEDKPDGKLILVTAINPTPAGEGKTTINVGLSMGLNKVGKKAVTALREPSLGPVFGMKGGAAGGGYAQVVPMEDINLHFTGDFHAITSAHNLLAALIDNHIHQGNALKIDPKKIIWKRVLDMNDRTLRNVIIGLGGKGDGFVRQAGFDITVASEIMAILCLATSLTDLKERLSRMIVAYSTDGNAVTAGDIQATGAMALLLKDAIMPNLVQTVENTPAFIHGGPFANIAHGCNSVMATTVALKLADYVVTEAGFGADLGAEKFFDIKCRFAELKPDAAVIVATIRALKMNGGVPKTELGNENLEALEAGIANLARHLENVSKFGVPAVVAINKFPTDTEAEINLLKEKCAAQGVDVVLAEVFTKGGEGAIDLANKVIEICETKPSNYAPLYDVDGTIEEKITTIATEIYRAGRVDFAPAAKKQIAEIAALGLDKMPICMAKTQYSFSDNAALLGAPTGFTLTVREVKVSAGAGFIVALTGSIMTMPGLPKVPAANGMDITEDGEIIGLS, encoded by the coding sequence ATGAAAACAGATGTTCAGATCGCTCAAGAAGCTAAAATGGTACCGATTGTAGAGGTTGCAGATTATCTTGGAATAGACGAACATGAATTAGAGCCTTACGGAAGATATAAAGCAAAAGTATCATTAGATGTACTTAAAAGATTAGAAGATAAGCCAGATGGAAAACTTATTCTTGTTACAGCAATTAACCCCACACCTGCAGGAGAAGGAAAGACAACTATCAATGTTGGACTCTCTATGGGTTTAAATAAAGTTGGAAAGAAAGCGGTTACAGCGCTTCGTGAACCATCACTAGGACCAGTATTTGGTATGAAGGGTGGAGCAGCAGGCGGAGGCTACGCACAAGTAGTGCCAATGGAGGACATTAACCTTCATTTCACAGGCGATTTCCATGCCATAACTTCTGCACATAATTTACTTGCAGCACTAATAGATAACCATATTCATCAAGGAAATGCATTGAAAATAGATCCTAAGAAAATTATTTGGAAACGTGTCCTAGACATGAATGACCGCACACTACGAAATGTCATTATCGGCCTAGGTGGAAAAGGTGATGGTTTCGTTAGACAAGCAGGTTTCGATATTACTGTAGCATCAGAAATCATGGCGATTCTATGCCTTGCAACTAGCTTAACTGACCTTAAAGAAAGATTATCAAGAATGATCGTTGCTTATAGTACAGATGGAAATGCTGTTACAGCAGGTGACATCCAAGCAACTGGAGCTATGGCTTTATTGTTAAAAGATGCTATCATGCCTAACTTGGTTCAAACAGTTGAAAATACACCAGCATTTATCCATGGCGGACCGTTTGCTAACATCGCTCATGGTTGTAACTCAGTAATGGCAACAACAGTCGCTTTAAAATTAGCTGATTATGTTGTTACAGAAGCTGGCTTTGGTGCTGACCTTGGTGCAGAGAAGTTCTTTGACATTAAATGTCGCTTTGCTGAGTTAAAACCAGATGCAGCTGTTATTGTTGCAACCATTCGTGCCCTTAAAATGAATGGTGGAGTTCCAAAAACTGAACTCGGAAATGAAAATCTTGAAGCTCTTGAAGCCGGAATCGCAAACCTTGCAAGACATTTAGAGAATGTCAGCAAATTTGGTGTTCCAGCAGTAGTAGCTATTAATAAATTCCCAACAGATACTGAAGCAGAAATTAATTTATTAAAAGAAAAATGTGCTGCTCAGGGTGTTGACGTGGTTCTTGCCGAAGTATTTACAAAAGGTGGAGAAGGCGCAATTGACTTAGCCAATAAAGTTATTGAAATCTGTGAAACAAAACCATCAAATTATGCACCTCTTTATGATGTAGATGGTACAATAGAAGAGAAAATCACGACGATTGCGACTGAAATTTATCGTGCTGGAAGAGTGGATTTTGCACCAGCAGCTAAAAAACAAATAGCAGAAATTGCAGCGCTTGGACTTGATAAGATGCCAATTTGTATGGCTAAGACTCAGTATTCATTCTCTGACAATGCAGCATTACTTGGTGCACCAACTGGATTTACTTTAACTGTAAGAGAAGTAAAAGTATCTGCTGGAGCAGGCTTTATTGTTGCCCTAACAGGTTCAATCATGACAATGCCAGGTCTACCAAAAGTTCCTGCAGCAAATGGAATGGATATTACTGAAGATGGCGAAATTATTGGTCTTTCATAA